CTTTGATGGGCACCGAGTAATGGATCCTGAAGGTGTGTGTCTGGAAGGGTCCGACAGCACGCTCAAAGCGGCGCCTCCTGACCTGTGCTGCCTGCCCGTACACTGAGTAGTTGATGGCAGGCTGCCTCCCTGTGCACTTCCTCACGGGTTCCTGTTTGTAAGTGTACTGCTGGATGTTGCCACCTGTTACACGGGAGAAAAGGCCCGACCGACCGACAGCTCACATTAATCCCCCAGAAAGGAATGCACCACAGTTGCCTtcaattgtttatttttggtttttcacaAATACATGTTTAATAATGACTATTGTTAATGCTGTCCTTGAAATATAGTAATAACTAAGACCTGAAATATGTGTTGAAACAAATGAACCCAACAAACTGCATTCTTTATGTTCATGATCTGAAAGTCCAGATGTTTTATGGTTCACATTGCAGGAGATCTAAATACTTCATATGGTGTGCGATATTTAGTCATTAAAGCTGTTCTATTCTTGCCATGAAGAATACCTTTTTGATAGTAAACCGAGCAATTAAAAAGGGGCAGCgcagaggggggctggagagatggctcagtggttcaattcccagcaactacatggtggctcacaaccatctgtagtgggatctgatgccctcttctggtgtgtgtgaagacagctacagtgtactcataaataaatagcttttttaaaagacttaaaaaataGTGTCACATTGACAATTGTGTAATACATACCTCTCTTGAAGAAGTACACAGATTCAGGTCTGTCCTTGTACTTGGCTATTGAAAGAGCAGCCACTATCTTCCCTGTTAGTCCTCCAAAGCCTTTGACAATTAGTTTAGGATACCCAGCATCCATTACATCGTTGGTAAAGCGCCAGTACTGAGAATCCTGGTtgtttaaaggagaaaatgatgttAAAGGTTTTGTAAGCATGTTTCTGGAATTCATTCTCAGATATAAGTGTAGGGAGAACAAAATAAGTTGGTTGAATTTGAATAAGCAGATCATAAATAATATCAAACTGTCATTTTTCAAGAGAACAAGCTGTCATTTCTGAGTTGAAGGTTTAGATGATGCTATGATGAGCGCAAGTGcgtgggtttttggtttttttgtttgtttttttttttttttttcctaaacagtATTTGTGTTAccttaaagaagaaagttttTCCTTCACAGTTACATCTAGTAAAAACCGTGTCAATGGGAGAGGGAATACCCCAGACTTCAGTGATTCTGCGTGCTGGAGATGGTGGTCTGAATGGGTTCAGCATCCAGAAATAATGACCTAGAAATGAAAGAGGCTTGTCAGTCTGCAGTCTGAATACTAAACTATGTCgccacagagaaggaaaacaaacgtaagggttagaaagaaaaatggagtcaATGTGTGAAGAAGTGCCTGGATGTGGAGCCAGGTGAAAAAGAGAGAATTTGTGAATTCCTAAGATATTTCTTAGATTCAAAAGATAGCAAGAGATATTTTGAGATAGTTTAGtttctagttttaatttttttaattgaactttTGAGGTTTTGAGACTATCCGTAcaccaggccagcctagaactcGGATCCACCTATACCTCCACCTCCTGGGTGGTGGGATTAAGGGAGTGTTACCACACCCACCttgattttaatttgattttttttttatttattcgtATCTGGGTTTGCAGGGTCATGGGACAGcttatgggagttggttctctcctccctaAGTGTAGGTCTCAGTGGGAGTCAGTTTCCCCTGCTGTGGTGTAGGTATCAAAGGTCAGTACACGCCACCAGGCTTGACAGTCACTCCGCGGTTCCCTTGAGTCAGTTCATTTCCCACCTTTCCTAAAAAGACCTTTTTGCCTTTGTGACTTAGAGCTCTCTGGGTTTCAGTGTTTTTGCTACATAGAATTGGAGTTATAACTTAATGACTAGTACAATCTATTGAACCTTTACTGtgtgtaattttttgtttttcattttgaatatatGTTCTAAGAAGACTAAAATAACAAAGTCCCTGGGAAATTTACTTAATACTCTGGAACTCTGAAACAAAAAAAGTACAGCAGCTTTTCTTACCTCACAGTGGAGGgataattttctaagaaaattggtCAGGGAATGCAAATCTCTAATACTTCATTTAACTTGAAATTGAAACTTTGAAATCCtatcaacacacatgcacacactcacacacaggccaTACAGACATGCACAAGGAAACCTTAAGAGATAACAAGTCAAGCTCTCATTCACTGTAGGATCACACAATTCAGTTAGCACCTTCTGCCAACACAAAGCAAGGAGAAGCAGGTTTATATAGTCATAACTCACCTCGAAATGCAACTAACGTCCCGTTGCGCAGAGTGGTCAGTCCATCCACTGGCTTACCATTGCATATATTGGTCTCATCTAAAATCAACCAAAAAATGGATATAAAACAGGAGGAAGAAATCAACAAAAGACTTAATAtagaacagaaggagaaaagcaatttGTTCTTTTCAGATCCTTGTAAGATTCAGTTTCCTGGCTACCCTTTTAAGATCtagtaaggagaaaaggaaataagtCCTTAGTTAAATAGTTTCGCTTACCTAACATAATACCACTCAGGAATGTTACATAGAAATTATAGTGAAGTGGAAGAAGCCAGGTTATATGATCTTCATGTATATGAGGTATTAGACACTGATGTCTTCAGTCACTGAGAAAAGGAAATTCTCTTTGCATTTTACTCTCTAAAGGATAAAGTCCTACCTAAATTACCTTGACATTCTCTACCCCATTTCTGCTCCCAACAAGCATGTCTGGAGTTAGCCAACAGTAAATTTCTGATGCTAATTACTACTCAGTCTCCTAGATAGTCAGTATCCTACGATTACTCTTAACCTACATACCTGTAAGGAAGCTATAATCAAGCTTGGTAAGTTCACAAGTTAGCGATAATGAATCTCAGTAGAGAGAGATACTAGAACAGGAACGTAACTGACTCTCACCTGAAAACATGGGATGGATGTTAATGCCTGGATTGAGTCTCTCAACCAAGAGATCGGTTCCTGGAACAGCAGTGGGGGATAGCACAGGGGGCCTGGGAATCAGAGGTTTTTCTCCTTCACCTCCATCTGCATCTTCATGAGCTGGATTCACTTCAGCTGtttcagagtttggagtttgtttaGGGACGGTGGTGGTTGGCAGCGTGACTTCTAGAGGAGTGGTATTCTGTTCAGACATTGTTGAAGTCTTAAGAGGAGATggtgtggtttttggttttctccCTTTTGGTGTCTTTGGCTTTTTGGTAGAGGCGGGCTTCTTGGGCGCTTTGGTTGGCTTTTTGGTAGAGGCGGGCTTCTTGGGCGCTTTGGTTGGTTTCTGAGGTTTTAGGGTTGTCTTAGGAGCGTCAGAACCGTCCGACGCAGGAGTTGTTAAAGTTGTCTCTTCTGGTTTGCTCTGAATCTCCTCTGTTGGAGCAGTTACTTTGGCTGCAAGAGTTGTAGCTTTCAGAGTAGTCATTCGGGGTGATGTGGTATCTTGAGCTGTAGACGTTATTGGAGTGGTGGTACTTGGTTCAGTAGTCTCTTCCGGTATGATTGTTGTCTCTGTTGTTGTCTTAGGGGTTACTGTTGTTGTAGTTTGGGTTGTGTCTTTTTCTGTTGTCTTCTCTTTAGCGGTTGTCATTTCAGGCTTGCTTACCTCAGGAGTCTCAGTTGGTTCAGTGGGTTCCTTGGGATTATTTTCAAGAGCCTTTGGTGTGGGTGCCACAGCAAGCTCAGCTATTAATTCATCGGATGTCTCGGGGTTGCTGGGTTCAGGCTCCTCAGGGAGGGTGAGTTCAGGCTCCTCGGGGAGGGTGGGTTCAGGTTCCTTGGGGGTAGTAGATGTGGGCTCCTTAGGGGTGGTGAGTTCAGGcttcttggtggtggtgggtgcaGGCTCTTTGGGAGTggtaggagctggttctttgggggTGGTAGGAACTGGCTCCTTGGGGGTGGTGGGTTCAGGCTCCTTGGGGGTGGTAGGAGCTGGCCCTTGGGGGGTGGTGGGAGCTGGCCCTTAGGGGGTAGTGGGAGCTGGCTCCTTAGGGGTGAGGGAGCTGGCCCCAGGGGTAGGGGAGCTGGCCCCTTTAGGGGTggtggagctggccctgggggtGGTGGATTCCAGGCCCTTAGGGGTGGTAGGAGCTGGCTCCTTAGGGGTGGTGGGAGCTGGCTCCTTAGGGGTAGTGGGAGCTGGCTCCTTAGGGGTAGTGGGAGCTGGCTCCTTAGGGGTAGGTAGGAGCTGGCTCCTTAGGGGTGGTAGGAGCTGGCTCCTTAGGGGTGGTAGGAGCTGGCTCCTTGGGGGTGGTAGGAGCTGGCTCCTTGGGGCAGGGGTGGTAGGAGCTGGCTccttgggggtggtggggggtggtgggagCTGGCTCCTTAGGGGTGGTAGGAGCTGGCTCCTTAGGGGTAGTGGGAGCTGGCTCCTTAGGGGTAGTGGGAGCTGGCTCCTTAGGGGTGGTGGAGCTGGCTCCTTGGGGTGGTGGAGCTGGCTCCTTAGGGGTGGCAGGAGCTGGCCCTTGGGGGTGGTGGGTTCAGGCTCCTTGGGGGTGGTAGGAGCTGGCTCCTTGGGGGTGGTGGGAGCTGGCTCCTTAGGGGTGGTGGGAGCTGGCTCCTTAGGGGTGGTGGGAGCTGGCTCCTTGGGGGTGGTAGGAGCTGGCTCCTTGGGGTGGTGGGAGCTGGCTCCTTAGGGGTGGTAGGAGCTGGCTCCTTAGGGGTGGTGGGAGCTGGCTCCTTGGGGGTGGTGGGAGCTGGCTCCTTGGGGGTGGTGGCTCCTTAGGGGTTAGAGCTGGCTTCTTGGGGGTGGTGGGAGCTGGCTCCTTAGGTGTGGTAGGTTCAGGCTTCTTGGTggtgggagctggttctttgggagTGGTGGGTTCAGGCTCCTTAGGGGTGGTGGGAGCTGGCTCCTTGGAGGTGGGTTCAGGCCCCTTGGTAGTGGTAGGAACAGGTTCCTTGGTTGTAGTTACAGGCTTCTTGGTAGTAGTGGGAGCTGAGTTCTTGGGAGTTGTGGATGTGGGTTCAACGTCTTTAGCAGATGTTTTCTCTGCACTCCGTGTCTCTTTAGCTGAAGTAGTCTTCTCTGTTTTACTGGCGGAAGactgtttatttgtttcagtGGTCTCCTTTGTTTCAACTGTTGTCTCTTTATTGGAAGTTGAAGATGCCTCTTTGGACGTCTCAGAATTAGGTGCAAGACTGGGTTTAGGAGTTACTGGTTTTGCCGCTGTAGTCTTGGGAGATGCGGTGACTTTGTTGTGTGGAGTAGGAGGGTCAGGAGGTGGGGTAAGCTTGGGCTCACCATTGTCCAGACCACTTCCAGCTTCATCCAGGACTGGTGGTTCTGGATTAGGTTTCTTTTTCGGGGTGTTTTTCTTGTTATCTTTtactagagaaaaaaataaaatcttgttaTTTTGAAGTGTCAGCTTGAAGTCATCAATGTGGTCAGTGGCATGAATGTATGTCTATCTTTTCCTCTCACTTGGTCCACACATGCCACCCACCCCCATTCTATAATCAGTGTTGTCCCCCTTTCCTAGAAACATAACTCCGATCTCTGATAGCTTCCTTACACTAACTCCTACAAAGGCTTCTACTGAGGATTTGGTTCCAGTCTTTGCAACTGACTAGTTTCTGCTGAACCTAGTTGCAATCTATAGGGCTATGAGTTGCTCCTTTTCAACCACGTGGTTAAACTCAATAGTTCTCAGGACATAGGCAATTAGAATGTCAAGGCAGTAGATTCTATTTAAAATCCCCTAGAGCAACTACCCTTTAAGGTAAACTCAAAGTGCCTTTCACTGATAGAAATTCTGTTTAGCAAATTTGTATTGCAATTCCATCAAAAGCAGGATTCTTGCAGTGACTTGAAGTTTGACTGTCTGGCTAGTAGACTGAAGAATATTTCAGAGAAACTACTATCTCAAGGGAAATGTTCCTCAAAATTCTAGTACTTactagaaaaataatatattttagaatttcagGAAATACAAATAGCAGATCATACAGAATCTCTTTTCAGGGAAAAAATAGCGTATTCTTTAACTTGCAGAGAGAAGTGCAacagatatgattttaaaataggaaaataatagaGAGCAAAGTAACAGGAAtgataacctttcctttctctggagGCTTAAGAGACTGTCAAAGATTAATGTTGGGAAAGCACTTTATAAGTTTATgttaaataaaatcatagaaggaaaagcaaatgctgtgggcagagagggaagaggagacagtgATCAGATAGACAGGAATGGCAGCAGGCTATCACAAGCTCACCAGTACTGCCCTGTGTTTCTACAGTTACAGCATCCTCGACTCCCTTGCTGCGAAGAGTTACTTGGCTGCTTACCACTGACTGATTCTCTGTAAGGTCTGTTTGGCACTTTTTAAACTGTTTCCATAGTTACAGACTCCCCAAATATTGAAATCTCAAGTTGTTCCATCAACACACATTACTTTTTGAAAAATCCTTGTTAACATGGCATTGATAGAGTCTTTGATCTTTATCAATGCTCAAACCTTTTGGGTTCTTCTGTAATTCTCTATTAGCTGAATTTTTGGAAGACTTGATTTTCCGAATagttgaagaggaggaagaggaggaggaggaggactcttgattttcagaaacagaatgttctataaatcaaataaaaagtttGATCACACCAACTGTGATTtagagcaaaacaaagcaaaaaaagaacTGCTGGTCCACATACAACAAGGAATGCTGAAAGCTGGTCTTCGAGCATTGGAGCATGCTGTCACTTTATGGGTAACGCAACTCCTTGCTTTGTAAAGCTGTCAGCTAAGAGCAAGGCATCTTAATTCATCACATGCTAACAGCAGAACTTTCTCATGACTTTCCAACACCTGCTAAAGTTTACACAATCTAATTCTGTgaaaaacagagggaaaaaaaaactaagttttcattttttcaatGAGATTTGCCTCTTCTGAGAAGACGTTCCATGCTGGGTTTGATAAATAAGGGCTATAAATATCCCAAGGGATTCTATTttggcttagatttttttaacttaaagcaagtaaacaaaaaatatgatgAGGGCTTCATGACTCAAAAGATGACTCTTTGAGGATATTCTTACGAATAGTCCACCTACAGGTTATTTCAGTTATGAAATCTCCTGTAGTGATGGCTGTCATCTTCCTACCTTCTGTTATTTCCTCAGACTCTACAACTTTCTTAGTCTTCTTTTTTGGTGATTTGGGTGAACGTTTGGTGGTTGATTTGATGGTGCGAGACGCTCCTGGAGGCGGGGGTGCAGTCTTTGGAGGTGGTGATGTGGGATTATGCACTGAGGCCAAGCAAGACAGACTGATTAGCATCCAGTTTAGAGTCATCAGCAGTGCTAACTGGAAAGGATGGATTCATGTGGCTTCGATCAAGAGGCCATACTGATAAATGTTCATATAGAGCAGCTGTAGCCCAACGCAAGTATCCAATAATTCTGAGGACACATTGCTCTAAACTAGTGATTCTCAAACTGGAAAATTACGATAGAAAAGAGTCCTACGAGGTCAACACTCTAAATGCTAGTTGTAGGCTTCTGGTTGTCTATCTCTTTGACCTTGGAATAGAGGCCAAACTATTGAACATTTTCCCGGCTTTAAGGGAGATGGGTATCCAATATTTCTAAAGAGGAATGCCCACCGGAAACAAGCTGTAATTCTGTGAGCTTCATCTATCTTGCCACTGTGCCACAATTACAAAAATAATGCTGCATGGGGATGATGGGGAAAATCATGCACTAGTCCAtcataataattatatttttcctgTTTCGTGTGAACTTAGGTCACACAATGCCAGTTTGCCTTGGTTATTATAAAAGGTATGTGGGCATGTTTTGAAGATTTCACACTCCCAGACATTATGCTTTTCCACAGATGTGTTACCCAAGTTAACACATACTAGTGGTTTGACCTCAGtcttctttgccttttatttctccctcctttccccctccccaactcctctgCTTCTAAGAGGAAGCCTGGGGCAACCCTGGGAAtcagaaaaaaggagagggacttgaaagagaagaaaacagcagtggagatgggaaagaggaaCGGACACGGACGGTCGGTACATAGATACCCCCTGATGCCCCCGCCTTCCCTTCAGAAGCCTTCCTGTTTCCAGGAACTGGACACTGTACCTcgccctctttctcctcccccctcacAAAACGCCAAGTTGAGTAACAGCTCTGCTGGGTACTAGTTCATGACTGTGGCCAAAACAGATAACCTTTTAGGCTTCTCTCTCTACCCACGCTGGGAAGCGATTGGATTGCTCTGACTCCTGCCAGTTCTCGAAGCGTTGTGATTTTTAGATAGATCCCAATAACGAGAACCTGCAGCAGCCCTGAAACAACTTAGCAGTAACTTAGCTGGTTTAAATGAAGTTCTGAAGCTCTGGGGAATTCTTTCATTTCCAGTCGGGACCCTGACTATCTTCATGAAATCTGTGAATGAAGCTGACTTACACGGCCTCGGTTCCCCCAAGTCCTACCTCAGCCTCGGTCATACTTCAGAAGCACAGGGTACCAGGAGTATTTAGGATGACGGTCTCTCTGTGCGTCGTCACCCAATCTTCTTCCCTACCCATCCTCTGCCAGAACAACTTCTTCGGATATTTGGGAGGTAgggtgttgtttggtttggtttgcttttgactTGTCTCATGGCCAAAATAATTGTCGAGGGAGTGAGGAAATATAAATCCCCATCATGGTGCCTTCTGAAAGCTGCAGGAGCGCCGCACTCTGGGGTTTTGAAATAAGGGCGTTGTCTCTAGTATTTTTAGATTACTTCCTGCTAAAATACTGAGCAGCTAGGAAACCGCCCTCAACTCCGCTGATTAAGTTTCCactgttctaaaaataaaaaaatctaggaGGCACaacctaactttaaaaaaaaggtcaAATTATGCAAGCAATCTTACTACCTCAGTTTTGCCTCCACGGATACTCATATTTTGACAAAGAATGGTTAAGAACAAACACTGGAGAAGAAGGCATTCTatccctttatttaaaaaaaaaaaaaaagcggggaGAGGGGAGTTATACTGTGAGAGTATTTTTTCAAGGTTTAATGGCCAGCGATGGTTTAAATAAGATGGCCCCTGTCCCTTTTATTGACTTGGTCATTCACCAGCTTTGTGTAGAGACTGCTGAAGggacaggaggacaggaaggagcatATGACTAATTAACTCAGGTGCCAACTTTTTAGCAGCATCACCTGCAAAGCTTGTGACTAGTTTATAGGAAGATGCTAGAAGCCTTTAAATATATACTCATacattaaagctcaaagcacagagCTCTAAGGACAGCTGATTTGGGGAAGTCAGTCCCTTTATGTGGGGACAAGCTTTCTACTGTAAAGGGGTCACCTTGGAGATAAACGGATGTACACCCAGCCCATGTGCCCCATGCTAGTGAACCAGAGGTCTTGGTGCTTCTAGAGCCTTTGTGAGGCTCCTGTCGgaagatgttttctttaattGGTCTTCGTGAAACAAAAGTATTACAAAGCTGCTTGTCCATTAGTAAAATCAAGAACTCAGGTGTGTGTTAGCCGTCTGTGGAGCCAAGGCATGGACTGGACTGGCTACGCTGAGCGGCGCCGCCTCTGTGTCCTGGTTCTTACCTTCTTCGCAGAAGCTGTCGTAGTCTGCACAGCATTTGCCGTACTGTTTACACTGGGAGTCACAGTCACACTCCCTCCCTCGTGCGAAGGACTCGAAGCAGCGTCCTTTGCAGGAGAGCTCTGCCCGGGGCAAAACACATATCGTGGATTATTAGTCACAAAGCAATGCTTACAGATCTTGTAGCACTTCTCATCTGACAGATGACAGAGTCCCAAGGCTGGGGCACTTCTAAGTCTCCTATTTGGAATTTGTAGCACACACATCATCAACTGCGAAAGACTAACTTTAAAGGATGATGTCCAAATAGAGACAGCCTAAGTCAGGGAAGAAGTTTGAGCCTGAGGCTACCTGAGTCTCATACATGTGTAGACACTATAGGAAACTAGAAGATAGTTGTATGGCAAACCGCCCCTGAGGTCCTTTATTCTCACCATTTTATCTATACCATTTATCTACACCTTTATCTACACCTCTGATCCATTTCTTTGTAATAAATTTGTGCTAATTGAATCTTCATATCTTAAAACAACATATCCCAAGAAACTAGTTGAGCAGACCAGTACTCAGGTCAAAAATCACTTAACAATGCAGAGACTcttaaaaaatgacaaatttggcatagaaaaagattaaaagattGCAGTTAATCCCATGGTGTGAACTGTGGTGATGCGAGGCCTGCTTGTTACAGAAAGAACCTTGGTGAGGAGCGTGATGGTTCCCAAAGCCTGCCTGAACCCCCCAACATACACACTGTAGCCCACTAGGGTTACCATCTCCATATGCAAATTATAATGCAAATAGAACTTCTGCAGATTTTAGTTACAGCTTTTATACATTGAATAGTATACTTGTCTGAATCTATTACAAGAAATGGCTCAGATTTTGTTCAATAGTAATACCACTCATAATTTAGAACTTTGGGGCTTTGAAATTGATCATTTAGGCCTGGTATTCTCttgatctttaaaatattctcttcaGGTAATTTAGAAACACATTTACTGCCAAAAGTTTAAATAGCGTACGTCAAAGTTCTATGCTTATTGATCCTTTTGATGAAACCCTTTGAAAGGCTCATCTCTAAGCAACCAAAACTCAACCGTCAATGAAGAAGTACACCTTCCTCTTACTTGATACCTACCTAGTCACAGTACTACGTCTTTACTTCAGAC
This is a stretch of genomic DNA from Rattus rattus isolate New Zealand chromosome 10, Rrattus_CSIRO_v1, whole genome shotgun sequence. It encodes these proteins:
- the Prg4 gene encoding LOW QUALITY PROTEIN: proteoglycan 4 (The sequence of the model RefSeq protein was modified relative to this genomic sequence to represent the inferred CDS: inserted 3 bases in 3 codons; deleted 1 base in 1 codon; substituted 1 base at 1 genomic stop codon), with product MGWKILPICLSMLLPVFLIQQVSSQDISSCAGRCGEGYSRDATCNCDYNCQHYMECCPDFKRVCTTELSCKGRCFESFARGRECDCDSQCKQYGKCCADYDSFCEEVHNPTSPPPKTAPPPPGASRTIKSTTKRSPKSPKKKTKKVVESEEITEEHSVSENQESSSSSSSSSSTIRKIKSSKNSANRELQKNPKVKDNKKNTPKKKPNPEPPVLDEAGSGLDNGEPKLTPPPDPPTPHNKVTASPKTTAAKPVTPKPSLAPNSETSKEASSTSNKETTVETKETTETNKQSSASKTEKTTSAKETRSAEKTSAKDVEPTSTTPKNSAPTTTKKPVTTTKEPVPTTTKGPEPTSKEPAPTTPKEPEPTTPKEPAPTTKKPEPTTPKEPAPTTPKKPALTPKEPXTPKEPAPTTPKEPAPTTPKEPAPTTPKEPAPTTXKEPAPTTPKEPAPTTPKEPAPTTPKEPAPTTPKEPAPTTPKEPEPTTPKXPAPATPKEPAPPPQGASSTTPKEPAPTTPKEPAPTTPKEPAPTTPKEPAPTTPHHPQGASSYHPCPKEPAPTTPKEPAPTTPKEPAPTTPKEPAPTTPKEPAPTTPKEPAPTTPKEPAPTTPKEPAPTTPKGLESTTPRASSTTPKGASSPTPGASSLTPKEPAPTTPXGPAPTTPQGPAPTTPKEPEPTTPKEPVPTTPKEPAPTTPKEPAPTTTKKPELTTPKEPTSTTPKEPEPTLPEEPELTLPEEPEPNTTQTTTTVTPKTTTETTIIPEETTEPSTTTPITSTAQDTTSPRMTTLKATTLAAKVTAPTEEIQSKPEETTLTTPASDGSDAPKTTLKPQKPTKAPKKPASTKKPTKAPKKPASTKKPKTPKGRKPKTTPSPLKTSTMSEQNTTPLEVTLPTTTVPKQTPNSETAEVNPAHEDADGGEGEKPLIPRPPVLSPTAVPGTDLLVERLNPGINIHPMFSDETNICNGKPVDGLTTLRNGTLVAFRGHYFWMLNPFRPPSPARRITEVWGIPSPIDTVFTRCNCEGKTFFFKDSQYWRFTNDVMDAGYPKLIVKGFGGLTGKIVAALSIAKYKDRPESVYFFKRGGNIQQYTYKQEPVRKCTGRQPAINYSVYGQAAQVRRRRFERAVGPFQTHTFRIHYSVPIKASYQDKGFLHNEVKVSTLWRGFPNVVTSAITLPNIRKPDGYDYYAFSKDQYYNIDVPTRTARAITTRSGQTLSRVWYNCP